The genomic region CAGATAAGTGCTTCCGAACTCGAAGCCTTTCAGATCCGGCATCTGCCGGTTCTGATTGTAGGCGATGGTCTCCAAGGCCCCCCACATGAGACTTTGGCGGAGTATTCCTAAATCCTGACTCAATGGATTGAGCATGGAAATGGCGGTCTCTTCCCCACCATCCAACAGTCGAGCGTGCTTCTCAGAGGTCAGGCTGTTACACATGATCTCGGTATAGCCCATACCATTCATGAGCAGTGTGGTGCGCTGTCTGGCCCCGTGTTTATCCGGACCGCTGCTATGCACGATGCTGTTACGCAACTGCTCGGGCATTTCTATGCGGTTGAATCCGTAGATCCTCAAAATCTCTTCTACCACATCGGCCTGTCGGGTCACATCCACACGGTAGGTAGGGATGCGTAGGTTCCATGAATTGCCATTGCTGGCGAGCACCTCTATATCCAATGCGGTGAGAATCGTGCGTACCTCTTCTAGGGGTATCTCTTGACCGATGAGACGGAAGCATGCCTCCAGATCGAATTCCATTTCCAAGGGTTCGACCTTCTTGGGGTAGATATCGGTGATCTCAGAGGACACGCGTGCTCCTGTTATCTGACAGATAAGATAAGCCGCCCGCTGAAGGGCATATAAGGGTCTATTGGGATCGACACCACGCTCGAAACGGAATCCGGAATCGGTATTCAGACCGTGGCGTTTGTTGCTTTTACGCACGCTCACCGGATCAAAAACGGCACTCTCCAAGAAGATGGCCGTGGTCGTATCACTGACCCCACTATCGATTCCTCCGAATACTCCCCCGATGCACATGGATGATGAAGCATCCGCGATCATCAGATCCTCTTCGTGCAATTCCCTTTCCACCTCATCCAGGGTGGTGAATTTCTCTCCGGGAGAGGCCTTGCGCACTTTGATCTGCTGACCTGCGATCTTTTCGCGATCAAAGGCATGGAGCGGCTGGCCCGTCTCGTGCATGACGAAGTTGGTGATATCGACCACATTGTTGATCGGACTGAGACCGATGGCCTTGAGTCGGTTCTGCAACCAATCCGGAGAGGGTGCGATGTGGATGTCCTCCAATTCCAATCCGGTGTATCGGGGACAGGATTCCGTATCGAGCACTTCTACCTGGATGGTCTGTCCTTGACCTTTTTGGATATCTGCTTCTGGCCAGGTGACCCGGGTGGGCTCAGAAAGGCTTAGAACGGCTGCCAGATCACGGGCCACACCGATGTGCGAGATAGCATCCGAACGGTTGGGGGTAAGACCGATCTCGATGATCTTATCCGTGTAGACATCGAGTACCTCTATCAATGGCGTCCCGGGAGTCTTACCGCTGTCGATCACCATGATCCCGTCATGACCCTCGCCCAGGCCGAGTTCGTCTTCAGCGCAGAGCATTCCCTGAGATACCTGGCCGCGGATCTTGGATTTCTTGATGGTGAAGGAATTCCCATCCGGCATATGTATCTCACAGCCTACTATGGCGACTGCTACTTTCTGCCCTACTGCTACATTGGGTGCTCCACATACTATGTCAAGGAGTTCATCATTTCCGACATCCACTTTGGTGCATCTCAGACGATCGGCATCGGGATGGTCGCTCACTTCTTTGACCTCGCCTAGCAGGAATCCTTTGAGTCCTCCGGTCACGCTCTCATAGTCTTCTACGCCTTCTACCTCCAGTCCTGTGTCGGTAAGGATACGGGCTACTTCATCTACCGGCAGATCGGTTGAAACGTAGTCTTTGAGCCAATGGAAAGAGATCTTCATCGAATGGGATTTGGAAGGGCAAATGTAGGGGATTAAGGAGCCTAATTCTTGGCCTTCTGCAAGGTGAAATTGAAGGTAGAACCCTTGCCTACCTCACTTTTGGCATTGATGGATTGACCGTGACCCTCGATGATGTGCTTGACGATAGCCAGCCCAAGACCAGAACCACCGACATCGCGGCTGCGGCTCTTGTCCACGCGATAGAAACGCTCGAAGATCCGTGGAAGCATTTCCGGCTCGATACCCGGTCCATCATCGGTCACTTCGATGAGGATACGGTCCTTGAAATCGATGAAATCGACCTCGACCTTTCCCCCTGGCCTACCGTAGGTGATCGCATTGTTGATCAAGTTGGTAAAGACCTGTGAGATCCTGAATTCATCTCCCATGACCATGATAGCCTCTTCTGCTCGGATCATCAATCTCACCTTCTTTTTTTCAGCCTTTCTGTCCAGGTTCTCTACCACCTCCTGGGTGCACTTGACGATATCCATGGCCTGTATTTCCATGTGAAGACGTTCATGCTCCAAGTGTGTGATCACATCCAGATCTTCTACGATTCGCACCATGCGCTCGATATTCTTATTCGCTTTGATTAAGAATTTCTCTTTTACTCGTTCATCATACATTGCCCCTTCAAGTAATGAGCTTACATAGCCTTGTATGTTGAACAATGGGGTCTTGAGTTCATGGGCCAGATTGCCGATGAATTCTTTACGGTAATCATCCTTGGCCTGCAACTCGCGAATCTCTGCTATGCGTTGTACTGCCCAGTCAGAAACGTTCTTCTCGGCTTCTTCCAGCGGATTCTCCATGATATCGAGTCTCTGCTGTCTCTTCTCTTTGGAGGTCATGCTGAAGATCGTGCGGTAGATGGGGAGAAGGCTCTTGACCAGGAATCTATCCGTAAAAAAATAGAACACCAATGAGCAGATGACCCATACTCCGAGAAAGAGTAAGAGCAGTGATGTGAGATCGACTCCTGAAATGAAAAACCACAAGAGGCAGGTCGAACCGATGCTTACAAGAAATGAAGCGAGAAATACCCCGAGTCTAGGATTCATTATTCTGGTTGCGGAACTTGTACCCTACCCCTTTGATGGTCTGAATACGCTTGTCCCCTATCTTCTCCCGCAATTTACGGATATGGACATCAATCGTACGTCCACCGACCACTACATCTTCTCCCCAAACGGCTGAAAGTATGTGATCACGTGTGAACACATGCTCGGGTCTGGAAGCGAGCAAAGACAGTAATTCGAACTCCTTCTTAGGCAGATTCAGCTCCTCGCCATCCTTGATCACTACGTAGCGTTCCTTGTCGATGATGACCCCTTCATTTGGAGCATGTTGAGTATCCATGAGTTCTTTTCTCCGGAGAAGCCCTTTCACCTTACTCATCAACACTCGTGGTTTGATGGGTTTTGTGATATAATCATCAGCACCTACATCATAACCTGCTATTTGCGAGTAATCCTCCCCTCTGGCCGATAGGAAAGCGACCAGGCAAGTCTTGAGTTTCTCATTCTCTCTGATGATAGTACAGGTCTCCATGCCATCCATCTCAGGCATCATGACGTCTAACAGAATAAGATCGGGGATTATCTCATCAGCAATCTGGATGGCTTCTTTCCCATTGGCTGCTGTGTGGACCTCATAGCCTTCATTGACCAGATTATATCCTACGAGATCAAGGATATCCTCTTCATCATCCACAAGAAGGATTTTGGTACGTGCTGGTTTATTCATCTCAAGCCAAAATTAGTTCCCCAAGCTTATGGAATAGTTAAGGGAAGAAGAACGCCATATTAAGTCAAGGAATGAGATAGAGCGCATATCCCAGTAGCATCCCCAATAGCACGATATAGACCGAACTCAATTTTTTCGGGCCGAAGGTGAAAAATAAAGCCACAGCCATGATCACCCATGCGCGCCAATCGACCAAAGCAGAATATGCCAACTCCAAAGTAACCGCGATCATGATCGCCACGGCTCCGATGTTGACTCCATCCAGAAAGGCACCTGCGGCCTTGGAGGATCTCAGCTTGGGCACGAGTGGATTGAGGAGGAGAACGAATAGGAAGGACGGTAGGAATATGCCGATAGTGGCCGCAGCCGCTCCAGCGAAGCCATCTACTTGATACCCCACAAAAGTCGCAGTGGACAGCACGGGACCTGGTGTGAATTGACCGATAGCGATCGCATCCAATAGCTCACTCTGCGTAAGCCAGCCGAGTTTGTCGACCAGTTCCCCCTGCAAGTAAGCCACCAGTACGTATCCCGACCCGAAGAGAATACTACCGACCTTGAGAAAGACCAAGAAGAGTTTGCTCGTTGATACGGTCTGATTCAATTGGTCCGCTATCTGAGGTATGCCCAACAAGACCGTCCACCGAAGTGAATCTCCTCCCCGTATTCCCAGTATAAGCAATGCCAGGACCCCTCCCATGAGAATGGCCAATACCTCCGTCAATCCAGCAAAGGCAGCAATCAACACTACAGCCCCGATAACACCGATCAAGGTGCTCTTCAGGGCTTTCTTACCGAGTTTGATAATGGCCCCTGCTATGATAGCCAGGACAGCCGGTTTGATCCCGATTATCAGAGGTGCGATAGCTGGAGTCTCGCCATATTCCACATAGAAATAGGCCAGGAGCAAAGTGAGAACGACTGCCGGAAAAATGAAGGAGCCCCCAGCTACGAACAACCCCAACCATCCTGCTCGCTCCTTGCCGCAATGCATGGTCATCTCCGTACTATTGGGACCTGGGATGAGATTGGTCGCCCCCATCAGGTCCAAGAAGTGCTGACGGTCCATCCACTTGCGCTTGGTCACCACTTCTTCTTCCATCATGGCTATATGGGCTGCAGGCCCACCGAATCCGATGATTCCAAGCTTGAAGAAGACGGAGGCCACTTCCAATAGTCGATTCTTCTCTTTCTGTGGCTGTTCCATAACTCGATATATTCTAAAGAGAGGGCTCAGATCTGGCCGTCAACGGCCTCGCTTACATTGATGATGTGATCTCCCACCTTTTCACATTGGAAGAACAGATCCTGATAGACCATGCTGCCTTGGATATTGTCATCACCTTCGGTCAGCTTGGTGTGATGCTTTCTACGCAATTCGTTCCTGTAGGTATTGATATCCCTTTCGACATCTTTGGCCTTGTCGATACTGATCGCACCATATTCGGCCTCCAGATTCTCGTTCATGATGGCAAAGGCCTTGTCGACCAGATCGAGCATGGAGTTGAGATTCTCGCGTTGCTTGGGGTCGAAGTAGACCTTCTCGATCTCTTTGCGCTCCAAATTCTTCGACATTTGGTAGAATATGTCTCCTACGCGCTCGAGGTCATTGGTGATACTCAGCATACTCCTTACCTCTACAGAGTTTGCCTCACTCATCTCAGACTTGGCGATCTTCTCTAAGAACTGGGCCACTTCCACTTCGAATCGATCGGTGATCTCTTCATATTTATGGATCTTCTTATAGAGTTTATTACGTGTCTTCTTATCCGGATCGTTGATCAATTTCCTGACAAATGTGGACATACGGGCAGTGACCTGTCCCATATGGGCCACTTCCTTCTTGGCCTCCAACAGACCAACACCAGGGCCTGCGACTACATTGCTTCCGATGTGTTGCAATTTGAATTCCTCATCGATATCTCCACGTGACTTCACTGTACGCTCTGCCAAAGTCACCAATTGCGGTACGAACCATATCATCACCAATACATTGGCCAGATTGAACATGGTATGGAACAGTGCGATCCCTGAATTGGCCATCTCTGGGTTCGAAGCATCGAACTCCGATCCTGCGATGAAAAAACCGACCAATTCGATGAAGAAAGGAAAGATGATCAGCATCCAGGTCACCCCTACGATATTGAACATGGAGTGGATTCTGGCAGATCGCTTCGCATGTACATTTCCTACTGATGAGGCGAGCTCAGCGGTGATCGTGGTTCCGATATTCTCACCCAGTACCATGGCACAGGCTACATCGAATGGTATGATCCCCTTGGACACCATGGTCAAGGTCAGGGCCATGGCGGCAGATGAGGATTGGATAACAATGGTGACTAAGGCACCAAGCAGCACGAACATCAGATTACTCAGTACCGGGGTGTCCTTGTAATTGACGAAGAATTGAACGATGG from Flavobacteriales bacterium harbors:
- a CDS encoding response regulator transcription factor, which translates into the protein MNKPARTKILLVDDEEDILDLVGYNLVNEGYEVHTAANGKEAIQIADEIIPDLILLDVMMPEMDGMETCTIIRENEKLKTCLVAFLSARGEDYSQIAGYDVGADDYITKPIKPRVLMSKVKGLLRRKELMDTQHAPNEGVIIDKERYVVIKDGEELNLPKKEFELLSLLASRPEHVFTRDHILSAVWGEDVVVGGRTIDVHIRKLREKIGDKRIQTIKGVGYKFRNQNNES
- a CDS encoding phenylalanine--tRNA ligase subunit beta, giving the protein MKISFHWLKDYVSTDLPVDEVARILTDTGLEVEGVEDYESVTGGLKGFLLGEVKEVSDHPDADRLRCTKVDVGNDELLDIVCGAPNVAVGQKVAVAIVGCEIHMPDGNSFTIKKSKIRGQVSQGMLCAEDELGLGEGHDGIMVIDSGKTPGTPLIEVLDVYTDKIIEIGLTPNRSDAISHIGVARDLAAVLSLSEPTRVTWPEADIQKGQGQTIQVEVLDTESCPRYTGLELEDIHIAPSPDWLQNRLKAIGLSPINNVVDITNFVMHETGQPLHAFDREKIAGQQIKVRKASPGEKFTTLDEVERELHEEDLMIADASSSMCIGGVFGGIDSGVSDTTTAIFLESAVFDPVSVRKSNKRHGLNTDSGFRFERGVDPNRPLYALQRAAYLICQITGARVSSEITDIYPKKVEPLEMEFDLEACFRLIGQEIPLEEVRTILTALDIEVLASNGNSWNLRIPTYRVDVTRQADVVEEILRIYGFNRIEMPEQLRNSIVHSSGPDKHGARQRTTLLMNGMGYTEIMCNSLTSEKHARLLDGGEETAISMLNPLSQDLGILRQSLMWGALETIAYNQNRQMPDLKGFEFGSTYLKKGEGYQENERLSIFHTGVRDQENWDAEKREAGFYDLSAVVEAILTHFDLEDVRSTDSDSELYSQGLAWKKGDRVVATAGIVSPKVTKHFDVKQETYFADIDWTYITSHAHGKKMKVKEIPRFPAVRRDFSLLLDQGVKFQRIEELARKSAGPLLKEVGLFDVYEGKNLPEGKKSYAVSFHIQDENKTLTDKVVDKLMQKIQSGLEKELGASLRG
- a CDS encoding sensor histidine kinase; translation: MWFFISGVDLTSLLLLFLGVWVICSLVFYFFTDRFLVKSLLPIYRTIFSMTSKEKRQQRLDIMENPLEEAEKNVSDWAVQRIAEIRELQAKDDYRKEFIGNLAHELKTPLFNIQGYVSSLLEGAMYDERVKEKFLIKANKNIERMVRIVEDLDVITHLEHERLHMEIQAMDIVKCTQEVVENLDRKAEKKKVRLMIRAEEAIMVMGDEFRISQVFTNLINNAITYGRPGGKVEVDFIDFKDRILIEVTDDGPGIEPEMLPRIFERFYRVDKSRSRDVGGSGLGLAIVKHIIEGHGQSINAKSEVGKGSTFNFTLQKAKN
- the chrA gene encoding chromate efflux transporter, with protein sequence MEQPQKEKNRLLEVASVFFKLGIIGFGGPAAHIAMMEEEVVTKRKWMDRQHFLDLMGATNLIPGPNSTEMTMHCGKERAGWLGLFVAGGSFIFPAVVLTLLLAYFYVEYGETPAIAPLIIGIKPAVLAIIAGAIIKLGKKALKSTLIGVIGAVVLIAAFAGLTEVLAILMGGVLALLILGIRGGDSLRWTVLLGIPQIADQLNQTVSTSKLFLVFLKVGSILFGSGYVLVAYLQGELVDKLGWLTQSELLDAIAIGQFTPGPVLSTATFVGYQVDGFAGAAAATIGIFLPSFLFVLLLNPLVPKLRSSKAAGAFLDGVNIGAVAIMIAVTLELAYSALVDWRAWVIMAVALFFTFGPKKLSSVYIVLLGMLLGYALYLIP
- a CDS encoding Na/Pi cotransporter family protein translates to MKLLILLGALGLFIFGMKIMSDGLQRASGRKLRQMLSSITANRVKGVITGFFSTAIVQSSSVTTVMTVSLVNAGLLNLRQSAGVMMGANIGTTITAWLVLLLGFKVSISSYALMLIALGAPLLFMSFPKAKEISNAIIGFAILFIGLQFLKDAVPNLDKDSPIVQFFVNYKDTPVLSNLMFVLLGALVTIVIQSSSAAMALTLTMVSKGIIPFDVACAMVLGENIGTTITAELASSVGNVHAKRSARIHSMFNIVGVTWMLIIFPFFIELVGFFIAGSEFDASNPEMANSGIALFHTMFNLANVLVMIWFVPQLVTLAERTVKSRGDIDEEFKLQHIGSNVVAGPGVGLLEAKKEVAHMGQVTARMSTFVRKLINDPDKKTRNKLYKKIHKYEEITDRFEVEVAQFLEKIAKSEMSEANSVEVRSMLSITNDLERVGDIFYQMSKNLERKEIEKVYFDPKQRENLNSMLDLVDKAFAIMNENLEAEYGAISIDKAKDVERDINTYRNELRRKHHTKLTEGDDNIQGSMVYQDLFFQCEKVGDHIINVSEAVDGQI